In Oncorhynchus clarkii lewisi isolate Uvic-CL-2024 chromosome 24, UVic_Ocla_1.0, whole genome shotgun sequence, one DNA window encodes the following:
- the LOC139382722 gene encoding autism susceptibility gene 2 protein homolog isoform X2, with protein MLATPDRNLPHPHVMLRLAPMAATVVPLLGPFGSLHGAFQPKTCPPQTSNILDMASRPRTGSHKLLQKDPRRPGRWNTMHVRIAWQIHHHKLRVKKMQVDANAINFGVKPEFLTQPPGSDLFQAIPHQRDVIQYSTPLSNPESHSRHPLFGGLGSLRVTTFGGLPNLALNYPMIYHKDNLNVPSGEEGGTPEWWSRKQKTPPSSICQPERSTEPEQPGRDSIREPQDREWGQQLHLPREKMEEKQYIVEKHQGHNAAGTHDSSPAEDKSVPQTITLEHGQRSNGSWSWESGDRKRRLECKNYIKVKKIKRQREDEQEDFNEGPQPTEKPSLVPLTPTLTPSSMSMHHMTIGNIIPRLYPVNSVCNLARTQVGTPNMGLIPYHALPWDTPRDALWDVYRGMDLPVSSCQELVMRADPLHGVVGARLLEAADCSYRDPHHSFPHPPHHSPLVLKQQERAYLMERERLHLHREEYCEHSLYSATMGDHLPHPSLLTSTYSRSHISRVGLTQSSLPNRTLTPGFLNTLPPLVPFSLPLSGAPHRTTSL; from the exons ACATCAAACATTCTAGACATGGCATCTAGACCTAGGACTGGGTCACACAAGCTGCTCCAGAAGGATCCAAGA AGACCAGGAAGGTGGAATACAATGCATGTCCGCATTGCATGGCAGATACACCACCATAAGCTGAGAGTTAAG AAGATGCAAGTGGACGCAAATGCAATCAACTTTGGTGTCAAACCGGAATTTCTGACTCAGCCTCCTGGTTCTGACCTGTTTCAAGCCATCCCCCATCAGCGGGACGTTATTCAGTACTCCACCCCACTCTCTAACCCAG AGTCACACAGTAGACATCCTTTATTTGGAGGTTTGGGATCACTGAGGGTCACAACCTTTGGTGGACTGCCAAACCTAGCACTAA ACTATCCCATGATCTATCACAAAGACAATCTAAATGTACCAAGTGGAGAAGAAGGAGGAACTCCTGAATGGTGGAGCAGGAAGCAGAAGACACCCCCATCCTCTATATGTCAACCTGAACGCTCTACAGAACCTGAACAACCAGGAAGAGATTCAATCAGGGAACCTCAGGACAGAGAATGGGGACAGCAGCTACACCTAcccagagagaagatggaggagaaACAGTACATAGTGGAGAAACACCAAGGCCACAATGCTGCAGGGACTCATGACAGTTCACCTGCTGAAGACAAGTCTGTTCCTCAGACAATAACCTTGGAACATGGTCAGCGGTCCAATGGCAGCTGGAGCTGGGAGTCAGGTGACAGGAAGAGAAGGCTTGAGTGTAAGAACTACATAAAGGTCAAGAAGATTAAGCGGCAAAGAGAGGATGAACAGGAGGATTTCAATGAAGGTCCTCAACCCACAGAGAAACCATCCCTGGTCCCACTCACGCCAACACTCACGCCATCCTCCATGTCGATGCATCACATGACCATAGGGAACATTATTCCAAGGCTCTACCCAGTAAATAGTGTATGTAATCTGGCCCGGACTCAGGTTGGCACTCCTAATATGGGGCTCATCCCCTACCATGCACTTCCCTGGGACACCCCAAGAGACGCACTGTGGGATGTATACAGGGGTATGGACCTCCCTGTTTCCTCCTGTCAAGAGCTGGTCATGAGGGCTGATCCTCTGCATGGTGTGGTGGGCGCCAGGCTGTTGGAGGCAGCAGACTGTTCATATAGAGACCCTCATCACAGCTTTCCACACCCACCCCATCACTCCCCACTGGTCCTGAAGCAGCAGGAGAGGGCTTACCTCATGGAAAGAGAGCGTCTGCACCTGCACAGAGAGGAATACTGCGAGCACAGCCTCTATTCTGCCACCATGGGCGACCATCTCCCCCATCCCAGCCTCCTGACCTCCACCTATTCCAGGTCACATATCTCCAGGGTGGGTCTCACCCAGAGTAGCCTCCCGAACAGAACTCTTACCCCTGGGTTCTTAAACACACTGCCGCCTTtggtccccttctctctccccttgtctggTGCTCCCCACAGAACTACCTCGTTATGA
- the LOC139382722 gene encoding autism susceptibility gene 2 protein homolog isoform X1 — MLATPDRNLPHPHVMLRLAPMAATVVPLLGPFGSLHGAFQPKTCPPQTSNILDMASRPRTGSHKLLQKDPRRPGRWNTMHVRIAWQIHHHKLRVKQKMQVDANAINFGVKPEFLTQPPGSDLFQAIPHQRDVIQYSTPLSNPESHSRHPLFGGLGSLRVTTFGGLPNLALNYPMIYHKDNLNVPSGEEGGTPEWWSRKQKTPPSSICQPERSTEPEQPGRDSIREPQDREWGQQLHLPREKMEEKQYIVEKHQGHNAAGTHDSSPAEDKSVPQTITLEHGQRSNGSWSWESGDRKRRLECKNYIKVKKIKRQREDEQEDFNEGPQPTEKPSLVPLTPTLTPSSMSMHHMTIGNIIPRLYPVNSVCNLARTQVGTPNMGLIPYHALPWDTPRDALWDVYRGMDLPVSSCQELVMRADPLHGVVGARLLEAADCSYRDPHHSFPHPPHHSPLVLKQQERAYLMERERLHLHREEYCEHSLYSATMGDHLPHPSLLTSTYSRSHISRVGLTQSSLPNRTLTPGFLNTLPPLVPFSLPLSGAPHRTTSL, encoded by the exons ACATCAAACATTCTAGACATGGCATCTAGACCTAGGACTGGGTCACACAAGCTGCTCCAGAAGGATCCAAGA AGACCAGGAAGGTGGAATACAATGCATGTCCGCATTGCATGGCAGATACACCACCATAAGCTGAGAGTTAAG CAGAAGATGCAAGTGGACGCAAATGCAATCAACTTTGGTGTCAAACCGGAATTTCTGACTCAGCCTCCTGGTTCTGACCTGTTTCAAGCCATCCCCCATCAGCGGGACGTTATTCAGTACTCCACCCCACTCTCTAACCCAG AGTCACACAGTAGACATCCTTTATTTGGAGGTTTGGGATCACTGAGGGTCACAACCTTTGGTGGACTGCCAAACCTAGCACTAA ACTATCCCATGATCTATCACAAAGACAATCTAAATGTACCAAGTGGAGAAGAAGGAGGAACTCCTGAATGGTGGAGCAGGAAGCAGAAGACACCCCCATCCTCTATATGTCAACCTGAACGCTCTACAGAACCTGAACAACCAGGAAGAGATTCAATCAGGGAACCTCAGGACAGAGAATGGGGACAGCAGCTACACCTAcccagagagaagatggaggagaaACAGTACATAGTGGAGAAACACCAAGGCCACAATGCTGCAGGGACTCATGACAGTTCACCTGCTGAAGACAAGTCTGTTCCTCAGACAATAACCTTGGAACATGGTCAGCGGTCCAATGGCAGCTGGAGCTGGGAGTCAGGTGACAGGAAGAGAAGGCTTGAGTGTAAGAACTACATAAAGGTCAAGAAGATTAAGCGGCAAAGAGAGGATGAACAGGAGGATTTCAATGAAGGTCCTCAACCCACAGAGAAACCATCCCTGGTCCCACTCACGCCAACACTCACGCCATCCTCCATGTCGATGCATCACATGACCATAGGGAACATTATTCCAAGGCTCTACCCAGTAAATAGTGTATGTAATCTGGCCCGGACTCAGGTTGGCACTCCTAATATGGGGCTCATCCCCTACCATGCACTTCCCTGGGACACCCCAAGAGACGCACTGTGGGATGTATACAGGGGTATGGACCTCCCTGTTTCCTCCTGTCAAGAGCTGGTCATGAGGGCTGATCCTCTGCATGGTGTGGTGGGCGCCAGGCTGTTGGAGGCAGCAGACTGTTCATATAGAGACCCTCATCACAGCTTTCCACACCCACCCCATCACTCCCCACTGGTCCTGAAGCAGCAGGAGAGGGCTTACCTCATGGAAAGAGAGCGTCTGCACCTGCACAGAGAGGAATACTGCGAGCACAGCCTCTATTCTGCCACCATGGGCGACCATCTCCCCCATCCCAGCCTCCTGACCTCCACCTATTCCAGGTCACATATCTCCAGGGTGGGTCTCACCCAGAGTAGCCTCCCGAACAGAACTCTTACCCCTGGGTTCTTAAACACACTGCCGCCTTtggtccccttctctctccccttgtctggTGCTCCCCACAGAACTACCTCGTTATGA